The following coding sequences are from one Pseudonocardia sp. HH130630-07 window:
- a CDS encoding AAA family ATPase, whose protein sequence is MGEPSLTLLVRLAPVATDARRGVIRLHPEVLAGLGLRSWDAVTLTGSRVTSALAVAGDAGTPHGQVRLDDVTLSNAGLTDGAQVVVAPAAVTAAREVRLLGSRLATSTVGPATLRLALMGKVIVRGDAVSLLPQDIDPPPGSDVGTVRRALAAAVGGAWTSELLTVAVADPDGRPVVVAPSTVVGWQGGADTGVVVGPTGHGARPVPAGAAPAPAPVEAASGAEPPPAIDDLAANETVARRLLDWLELMIRRPELLTRLGGDARLGVLVTGPEGAGKATLVRSAAAAAGARCVELVGPAVAAVEPATAAERVRAAIADARSVPGAPAVLLVHDAEALLPASDPPPLATLVLDELRAATRAGGPALVVTSAEPEGLDPRLRAPDLVDRELAVGLPDTATRRALLERLLSGVPRAGDVDLGVVAARTPGFVVADLAAVRREAAVSAALRPGDTTEEVRQQDLLDAVGAVRPISLSDGGTLSAGGLTLDDVGDMTEVKQSLTEAVLWPLRHPDSFARLGVDAPRGVLLYGPPGGGKTFLLRALAGSGDLNVFAVKGAELLDKYVGESERAVRELFRRAAEAAPALIFLDEVDALAPRRGGSTDAGVADRVVAALLTELDGATPLREVVVVGATNRPELIDPALLRPGRLERLVFVPPPDAAARADILRASGRDVPLADDVDLDEIAADLDGYSAADCAALLREAALTAMRESLEAGEVTAAHVATARRAVRPSLDPAQVAELEAYAARRSD, encoded by the coding sequence GTGGGAGAACCCTCGCTGACCCTCCTCGTCCGCCTGGCCCCGGTGGCCACCGACGCCCGGCGCGGGGTGATCCGGCTGCACCCCGAGGTGCTGGCCGGGCTCGGTCTCCGGTCCTGGGACGCCGTGACGCTCACCGGGTCCCGGGTGACGTCCGCGCTGGCGGTCGCCGGGGACGCCGGGACGCCGCACGGCCAGGTCCGGCTGGATGACGTCACGCTGTCCAACGCCGGGCTGACCGACGGCGCGCAGGTCGTCGTCGCACCGGCGGCGGTGACCGCCGCCCGCGAGGTCCGGCTGCTCGGCTCCCGGCTCGCCACCTCGACGGTCGGCCCGGCCACGCTGCGCCTCGCCCTGATGGGGAAGGTCATCGTCCGCGGGGACGCGGTGTCCCTGCTGCCCCAGGACATCGACCCGCCGCCCGGCTCCGACGTCGGGACGGTGCGCCGGGCGCTGGCCGCCGCGGTCGGTGGCGCGTGGACCTCGGAGCTGCTGACCGTCGCCGTCGCGGACCCGGACGGGCGCCCGGTCGTGGTGGCGCCGTCGACGGTCGTCGGCTGGCAGGGGGGCGCGGACACCGGAGTCGTGGTGGGCCCGACCGGCCACGGTGCGCGACCGGTTCCGGCCGGCGCCGCGCCGGCTCCGGCTCCGGTCGAGGCCGCGAGCGGGGCCGAACCGCCGCCGGCGATCGACGATCTCGCGGCGAACGAGACGGTCGCCCGGCGGCTGCTCGACTGGCTGGAGCTGATGATCCGGCGCCCCGAGCTGCTCACCCGGCTGGGCGGGGACGCCCGGCTCGGCGTGCTCGTCACCGGGCCGGAGGGCGCGGGGAAGGCGACCCTGGTGCGCAGCGCGGCCGCGGCGGCCGGGGCGCGGTGCGTGGAGCTCGTCGGTCCCGCCGTCGCGGCGGTGGAGCCCGCGACGGCGGCCGAGCGGGTGCGGGCCGCGATCGCCGACGCCCGGTCCGTCCCGGGGGCGCCCGCCGTGCTGCTCGTACACGACGCCGAGGCGCTGCTCCCGGCGTCGGACCCGCCCCCGCTGGCCACCCTGGTGCTCGACGAGCTGCGGGCCGCCACCCGCGCCGGCGGGCCCGCGCTCGTCGTCACCAGCGCGGAGCCGGAGGGTCTCGATCCGCGGCTGCGCGCGCCCGATCTCGTGGACCGCGAGCTCGCCGTGGGGCTGCCGGACACCGCGACCCGGCGGGCGTTGCTGGAACGGCTGCTGTCCGGCGTCCCCCGGGCCGGGGACGTCGACCTGGGAGTGGTCGCGGCCCGGACGCCGGGCTTCGTCGTCGCCGATCTCGCCGCGGTGCGCCGGGAGGCCGCGGTCTCCGCGGCCCTGCGCCCCGGCGACACGACCGAGGAGGTCCGCCAGCAGGACCTGCTCGACGCGGTCGGTGCGGTCCGGCCGATCTCGCTCTCCGACGGCGGCACCCTGAGCGCCGGTGGTCTCACCCTCGACGACGTCGGCGACATGACCGAGGTCAAGCAGTCCCTCACCGAGGCGGTGCTGTGGCCGCTGCGGCACCCGGACTCGTTCGCCCGGCTCGGCGTCGACGCCCCGCGCGGGGTGCTGCTCTACGGCCCGCCCGGCGGTGGCAAGACGTTCCTGCTGCGCGCACTGGCCGGATCCGGTGATCTCAACGTGTTCGCGGTGAAGGGCGCCGAGCTGCTCGACAAGTACGTCGGCGAGTCCGAGCGCGCGGTCCGGGAGCTGTTCCGCAGGGCCGCGGAGGCCGCACCGGCGCTGATCTTCCTGGACGAGGTGGACGCGCTGGCCCCGCGCCGCGGCGGCTCCACCGACGCCGGGGTGGCCGACCGGGTCGTCGCCGCCCTGCTGACCGAGCTGGACGGGGCGACGCCGCTGCGGGAGGTCGTCGTCGTGGGGGCGACGAACCGGCCGGAGCTGATCGACCCGGCGCTGCTGCGGCCCGGTCGTCTGGAACGCCTGGTGTTCGTCCCGCCGCCGGACGCCGCGGCCCGGGCCGACATCCTGCGCGCGTCCGGCCGGGACGTGCCGCTGGCCGACGACGTCGACCTGGACGAGATCGCCGCCGATCTCGACGGCTACTCGGCCGCCGACTGTGCCGCCCTGCTGCGCGAGGCGGCGCTCACCGCGATGCGCGAGTCGCTGGAGGCCGGCGAGGTGACCGCCGCGCACGTCGCGACGGCCCGCCGGGCGGTGCGGCCGTCACTCGACCCGGCGCAGGTCGCCGAGCTGGAGGCGTACGCGGCCCGCCGGTCCGACTGA
- a CDS encoding LytR C-terminal domain-containing protein translates to MTAPASGGQSPLKIAGIALIGVGVVAGVVGLFGLGGGGEQDPQAAPPPASAEPVPGSEEPAPAPPPSSESPAPDPDSPLTPGAPGTPGSPGYEGPGPAVAPPPPAPVPGGGEASAGGSAAGEGSATAARPAVRIYNNSTIRGLAEKAAGQFRTNGWDVAEVQNYSTGVIPTSTVYYREGSGERAAADEIAKKFGMRVEPRFDGIQDATPGVIVIVTRDFSAA, encoded by the coding sequence ATGACCGCACCCGCGTCCGGCGGACAGTCGCCGCTGAAGATCGCCGGCATCGCGCTGATCGGCGTCGGTGTGGTCGCCGGTGTGGTCGGCCTGTTCGGCCTCGGTGGCGGGGGCGAGCAGGACCCGCAGGCCGCGCCGCCGCCGGCGAGTGCGGAGCCCGTCCCCGGGTCCGAGGAGCCGGCTCCGGCGCCGCCCCCGTCGAGCGAGAGCCCCGCGCCGGACCCGGACTCGCCGCTGACCCCCGGCGCCCCCGGCACGCCCGGATCGCCCGGCTACGAGGGCCCCGGCCCGGCCGTCGCACCCCCGCCGCCGGCCCCGGTGCCCGGTGGTGGCGAGGCGTCCGCCGGCGGCAGCGCGGCCGGGGAGGGCTCGGCCACCGCCGCCCGGCCCGCCGTGCGGATCTACAACAACTCGACGATCCGCGGACTCGCCGAGAAGGCGGCCGGGCAGTTCCGCACCAACGGCTGGGACGTCGCCGAGGTGCAGAACTACTCCACCGGCGTCATCCCGACCTCGACGGTCTACTACCGCGAGGGCAGCGGCGAGCGGGCCGCCGCGGACGAGATCGCGAAGAAGTTCGGGATGCGGGTCGAGCCGCGTTTCGACGGCATCCAGGACGCCACCCCCGGCGTGATCGTCATCGTCACCCGGGACTTCTCGGCGGCCTGA
- a CDS encoding DUF3263 domain-containing protein: MESAGSLPERRGAHRRSAPSRDLDRREREILAFEGQWWKYAGAKEQAIRELFDMSATRYYQVLNALVDKPEALAVDPLLVKRLRRLRSSRQRTRAARRLGLEP, translated from the coding sequence ATGGAGTCCGCTGGGTCCCTGCCGGAGCGCCGCGGAGCACACCGCCGCTCCGCCCCGTCCCGTGATCTCGACCGCCGGGAGCGCGAGATCCTCGCGTTCGAGGGCCAGTGGTGGAAGTACGCGGGCGCCAAGGAACAGGCGATCCGCGAGCTGTTCGACATGTCCGCAACCCGCTACTACCAGGTGTTGAACGCACTCGTCGACAAGCCGGAGGCCCTGGCCGTCGACCCGCTGCTGGTGAAGCGCCTGCGCCGGCTGCGCTCCAGCCGCCAGCGCACCCGTGCCGCCCGGCGCCTCGGTCTCGAACCCTGA
- a CDS encoding peptide deformylase, producing the protein MTVLRIRMVGDPVLHHPTRPVGEVDDELRTLVADMFETMAAANGVGLAANQVGVDLRLFVFDCPDETTRTMVRGHVLDPVLETGELPASMPDPDDDEEGCLSVPGESYPTGRAEWARVTGTDLDGAPVVVEGHGFLARCLQHETDHLDGRLYLDRLMGRNQRAARKMLKRNGWGTRADSWDPTSTAAEDVPRG; encoded by the coding sequence GTGACGGTTCTGCGCATCCGCATGGTCGGCGATCCGGTGCTGCACCACCCCACCCGTCCGGTGGGGGAGGTGGACGACGAGCTCCGCACGCTCGTGGCGGACATGTTCGAGACGATGGCCGCGGCGAACGGTGTCGGCCTCGCCGCCAACCAGGTCGGGGTCGACCTGCGGCTGTTCGTGTTCGACTGCCCGGACGAGACCACCCGGACGATGGTCCGCGGGCACGTGCTCGATCCCGTCCTCGAGACGGGCGAGCTCCCGGCGTCGATGCCGGACCCGGACGACGACGAGGAGGGCTGCCTCTCGGTGCCGGGTGAGAGCTACCCGACCGGGCGCGCGGAGTGGGCCAGGGTGACCGGCACCGACCTCGACGGCGCCCCGGTCGTGGTGGAGGGGCACGGCTTCCTGGCCCGCTGCCTGCAGCACGAGACCGACCACCTCGACGGCCGCCTCTACCTGGACCGGCTGATGGGCCGCAACCAGCGGGCTGCGCGCAAGATGCTCAAGCGCAACGGCTGGGGCACCCGGGCCGACTCCTGGGACCCGACGTCTACCGCCGCCGAGGACGTGCCGAGGGGCTGA
- a CDS encoding response regulator encodes MSIGVVLADDQEMVRTGFRLILSAEPDIEVLGEAGTGHDAVALAREVRPDVVLMDIRMPGTDGITATRTLSADPQPPRIVVVTTFDLDEYVYGALRSGACGFLLKDAGPRLLVEAVRAAAAGDALVSPSITVRLLERLTEPAPEPPSDPMGLSPRELDVVRAVARGRTNHEIAGDLFVSLSTVKTHLTNIGSKLDARNRVEIAAWAWENRLVE; translated from the coding sequence GTGAGCATCGGCGTCGTCCTGGCCGACGACCAGGAGATGGTGCGCACCGGCTTCCGGCTGATCCTCTCCGCCGAGCCGGACATCGAGGTGCTGGGCGAGGCCGGGACCGGGCACGACGCCGTGGCGCTCGCCCGTGAGGTGCGCCCGGACGTGGTGCTGATGGACATCCGGATGCCCGGGACGGACGGGATCACCGCGACCCGGACGCTGTCCGCGGACCCGCAGCCGCCGCGGATCGTCGTCGTGACGACATTCGACCTCGACGAGTACGTCTACGGGGCGCTGCGCTCGGGTGCCTGCGGCTTCCTGCTGAAGGACGCGGGCCCGCGGCTGCTGGTGGAGGCGGTACGCGCCGCCGCGGCGGGGGACGCCCTGGTGTCGCCGTCGATCACGGTCCGGCTGCTGGAGCGGCTCACCGAGCCGGCGCCGGAACCGCCGTCGGACCCGATGGGGCTCTCGCCGCGCGAGCTGGACGTCGTGCGCGCGGTCGCCCGCGGCCGGACCAACCACGAGATCGCCGGGGACCTGTTCGTCTCGCTGTCCACCGTCAAGACCCACCTGACGAACATCGGTTCCAAGCTCGACGCCCGGAACCGGGTCGAGATCGCCGCGTGGGCCTGGGAGAACCGTCTGGTCGAGTGA
- a CDS encoding sensor histidine kinase — MSGQTTAVQAEPAPPAARFRSLLFTLEAFAYLFWLAFDVVAGPSLAEGSAFRYSSPITGLLVVAVVLTRYVQPTEQIAIVAFGSSAVLSVASAITAATFSGGRITALSLAELLALAIITVVTVRQASGLVAVGTAVVSFLVIVGMPVLRFPTDAIDDATFTALCGLGWASAVALAAVLREIRVRREARLTEARSNERLELARELHDVVAHHVTGIVVAAQAAVTVARTRPEEAGPALESIERAGAEALAGMRRMVGVLRGGEEAGRTVVHGPSDVDELVDRFDPARTRTTLDRDPDLTELPPGVGATAYRVVQEALTNVHRHAPDATSVRVGMHRREGRLEVTVRNEGGSPERRSSTLGRGGFGLAGMAERVGALGGTLQVGPDGPAAWMVLVELPLAGAR, encoded by the coding sequence ATGTCCGGCCAGACCACTGCCGTGCAGGCGGAACCGGCGCCCCCCGCGGCGCGGTTCCGGTCCCTGCTGTTCACCCTCGAGGCGTTCGCCTACCTGTTCTGGCTGGCCTTCGACGTCGTCGCCGGGCCGTCGCTGGCGGAGGGCTCGGCGTTCAGGTACTCCAGCCCGATCACCGGGCTGCTCGTCGTGGCCGTGGTCCTGACCCGCTACGTCCAGCCCACCGAGCAGATCGCGATCGTCGCGTTCGGCTCGTCGGCCGTGCTGTCGGTCGCGTCGGCCATCACCGCCGCGACGTTCTCCGGTGGCCGGATCACGGCGCTGTCGCTGGCCGAGCTGCTGGCGCTGGCGATCATCACCGTGGTGACCGTGCGGCAGGCGTCCGGGCTGGTCGCCGTGGGCACCGCGGTCGTCTCGTTCCTGGTCATCGTCGGGATGCCGGTGCTGCGCTTCCCGACCGACGCCATCGACGACGCGACGTTCACCGCGCTCTGCGGGCTGGGCTGGGCGTCCGCGGTGGCGCTGGCCGCCGTGCTGCGCGAGATCCGGGTCCGGCGCGAGGCCCGGTTGACCGAGGCCCGGTCCAACGAGCGCCTGGAGCTGGCCCGCGAGCTGCACGACGTCGTCGCCCACCACGTGACCGGGATCGTCGTCGCCGCGCAGGCCGCCGTCACCGTGGCCCGGACCCGGCCCGAGGAGGCCGGCCCGGCGCTGGAGTCGATCGAACGGGCCGGCGCCGAGGCGCTGGCCGGCATGCGCCGGATGGTGGGCGTGCTGCGGGGCGGCGAGGAGGCGGGGCGCACCGTCGTGCACGGGCCGTCCGACGTCGACGAGCTGGTGGACCGCTTCGACCCGGCCCGCACCCGTACCACGCTCGACCGCGACCCGGACCTCACCGAGCTGCCGCCGGGGGTCGGTGCGACCGCCTACCGGGTGGTGCAGGAAGCTCTGACCAACGTGCACCGGCACGCGCCGGACGCGACCTCGGTCCGGGTCGGCATGCACAGGCGGGAGGGACGGCTCGAGGTGACGGTGCGGAACGAGGGCGGCTCGCCCGAGCGGCGGTCCTCCACGCTGGGCCGGGGCGGCTTCGGCCTCGCCGGCATGGCGGAGCGGGTCGGTGCGCTGGGCGGGACGCTGCAGGTGGGCCCGGACGGGCCGGCCGCGTGGATGGTGCTGGTGGAGCTGCCGCTGGCCGGTGCCCGGTGA
- a CDS encoding ABC transporter ATP-binding protein — translation MGLVRSYGEGRSAVRALDGVTLWLPAGRFTAVMGPSGSGKSTLLHCLAGLDRPTAGQVLLGDTDLGALGDAALTAVRRDRIGFVFQDGNLLPHLSAGENIDLAASLAGRRPDRQWRTELVERLGIADRLAHLPSELSGGQRQRVAVARALLGRPELVVADEPTGALDTASGRELLGLLRGCVDDYGQTVVMVTHDPLAASVSDQVLLLRDGVAAGRITDPTPGSVLAALGDLSAPRRGGPGGPPRTAAVPS, via the coding sequence ATCGGGCTGGTCCGGTCCTACGGCGAGGGCCGCTCCGCCGTCCGCGCGCTGGACGGCGTCACCCTCTGGTTGCCCGCGGGCCGGTTCACCGCGGTGATGGGGCCGTCCGGCTCCGGCAAGTCCACGCTGCTGCACTGCCTGGCCGGGCTCGACCGGCCGACGGCGGGGCAGGTGCTGCTCGGCGACACCGACCTCGGCGCGCTCGGCGACGCCGCGCTCACCGCCGTCCGCCGGGACCGGATCGGGTTCGTGTTCCAGGACGGCAACCTGCTGCCGCACCTGAGCGCCGGGGAGAACATCGACCTCGCCGCGTCGCTCGCGGGCCGCCGGCCGGACCGGCAGTGGCGCACCGAGCTCGTCGAGCGGCTCGGGATCGCCGACCGGCTCGCCCACCTGCCCTCGGAGCTGTCCGGCGGGCAGCGGCAGCGGGTCGCGGTCGCCAGGGCACTGCTGGGGCGCCCGGAGCTGGTCGTCGCCGACGAGCCGACCGGTGCGCTGGACACGGCGTCCGGACGCGAGCTGCTGGGCCTGCTGCGCGGCTGCGTGGACGACTACGGCCAGACCGTCGTCATGGTCACCCACGACCCGCTGGCGGCCTCGGTGTCGGACCAGGTCCTGCTGCTGCGCGACGGCGTCGCCGCGGGCCGGATCACCGACCCGACCCCCGGCTCCGTCCTCGCCGCGCTGGGCGATCTCAGCGCGCCCCGGCGGGGTGGCCCGGGCGGCCCGCCGCGCACGGCGGCGGTGCCGTCGTGA
- a CDS encoding FtsX-like permease family protein translates to MRRFGNPATRAALAGIRRRPRQTLLTGLAVLVATVFAAGTVQFTETMRDALLADSTRTPPGASFVVGQPQDDAGAGPLAARLAAVPGVTEVVPVQEGELPVTVGGSTAQWRIGTDPATGPMSVRPAPEQGHAPGPGEVLLSAATAERTGLGLGDALSVSGRPFTVGGISSHGLDGGDGLLLSPADAVAFGPDLYYGARVDVAGTPEKAALEAVAGGADVQTADEARDTEIASVAGAVTSVLAALSVFVGLALVAAVVVVGSTFRIVLGRRGRELAMLRCVGATRGQVTRSVLAEAGITGLVAGVVGAVVATGGSYAVLAVMRATGTDVPALALSPFGLAGCVLLAVVAALPPALAAGRVPPVVALGAADSTEARGPSARRRLPAVVVLLVLAAGIGALGTIVGDSLGGLALVALSGLVAFAALVVAGPYLVGGAAALVAPLVARSGPARLAVANARRVSRRTAATTTVLALGVGLTAALLVGIDGATADARDSIDSNYRSEVLVLPASSSSEEDPAARRVAADALAARLGERPELRVQTDETEILVDSAPGTDPMAVRTAVAEATGGTGAVVLWTADARANTEQVFSVVRMVGGGLVGVTLVVAVLGVGVTLALSVAERTREIALLRALGLTRSGARGSVAAEAALGGAVGAVVGVVLGGVYGALGLQAMDMAGAVPPFGQLLVLGGGVVLVAVLASATSMRRVGRVTPATGLAAG, encoded by the coding sequence GTGAGGCGGTTCGGCAACCCGGCGACCCGCGCGGCGCTGGCCGGGATCCGCCGCCGGCCCCGGCAGACCCTGCTGACCGGACTCGCGGTGCTGGTCGCCACGGTGTTCGCGGCCGGGACCGTGCAGTTCACCGAGACCATGCGGGACGCGTTGCTGGCCGACTCGACGCGCACCCCGCCGGGGGCGTCGTTCGTCGTCGGCCAGCCGCAGGACGACGCGGGTGCCGGTCCGCTCGCCGCCCGGCTCGCCGCGGTCCCCGGGGTGACCGAGGTGGTGCCCGTCCAGGAGGGCGAGCTGCCGGTGACCGTGGGCGGCAGCACCGCCCAGTGGCGGATCGGTACCGACCCGGCCACCGGCCCGATGTCGGTGCGCCCGGCCCCGGAGCAGGGGCACGCACCCGGACCCGGCGAGGTGCTGCTGAGCGCCGCGACCGCCGAGCGGACCGGTCTCGGTCTGGGCGACGCGCTGAGCGTGTCCGGGCGCCCGTTCACCGTCGGCGGGATCTCCTCGCACGGCCTGGACGGCGGGGACGGCCTGCTGCTGAGCCCGGCCGACGCGGTCGCCTTCGGCCCGGACCTGTACTACGGCGCGCGGGTCGACGTCGCGGGCACGCCCGAGAAGGCCGCGCTGGAGGCCGTCGCGGGGGGTGCCGACGTCCAGACCGCGGACGAGGCCCGCGACACCGAGATCGCGAGCGTCGCCGGTGCGGTGACGTCGGTGCTGGCCGCGCTGTCGGTGTTCGTCGGGCTCGCGCTGGTCGCGGCCGTCGTGGTGGTCGGCTCGACGTTCCGGATCGTGCTCGGCCGGCGCGGGCGGGAGCTCGCCATGCTGCGCTGCGTCGGGGCCACCCGGGGCCAGGTGACCCGCTCGGTGCTCGCCGAGGCCGGGATCACCGGACTGGTCGCCGGGGTGGTGGGGGCCGTGGTCGCCACCGGCGGGTCGTACGCGGTGCTGGCCGTCATGCGGGCGACCGGGACGGACGTGCCCGCGCTCGCGCTGTCGCCGTTCGGGCTGGCCGGGTGCGTGCTGCTCGCGGTCGTCGCGGCGCTGCCTCCGGCGCTCGCCGCCGGCCGGGTGCCGCCGGTGGTGGCCCTCGGGGCGGCGGACAGCACCGAGGCGCGCGGCCCGAGCGCGCGGCGCCGGCTGCCCGCGGTGGTCGTGCTGCTGGTGCTGGCGGCCGGGATCGGGGCCCTCGGCACGATCGTGGGCGACTCCCTCGGCGGCCTGGCGCTGGTCGCGCTGAGCGGGCTGGTGGCGTTCGCCGCGCTGGTCGTGGCCGGGCCGTACCTGGTCGGCGGGGCCGCGGCGCTCGTCGCACCGCTGGTGGCCCGGTCCGGTCCGGCCCGGCTGGCCGTCGCGAACGCCCGCCGGGTGTCCCGGCGCACCGCGGCGACGACGACGGTGCTCGCGCTCGGGGTCGGCCTGACCGCCGCCCTGCTCGTCGGGATCGACGGCGCCACCGCCGACGCCAGGGACTCGATCGACAGCAACTACCGGTCCGAGGTGCTGGTGCTGCCGGCGAGCTCGTCGTCGGAGGAGGACCCCGCCGCGCGGCGGGTGGCCGCCGACGCCCTCGCGGCCCGGCTCGGGGAGCGGCCGGAGCTGCGGGTGCAGACCGACGAGACCGAGATCCTGGTCGACTCCGCACCCGGGACCGATCCGATGGCGGTGCGCACGGCGGTCGCGGAGGCGACCGGCGGCACCGGAGCCGTGGTGCTGTGGACCGCGGACGCGCGGGCGAACACCGAGCAGGTGTTCTCGGTCGTCCGGATGGTCGGCGGCGGCCTCGTCGGGGTGACCCTGGTGGTCGCCGTGCTCGGGGTCGGCGTGACGCTGGCCCTGTCGGTGGCCGAGCGGACCCGGGAGATCGCCCTGCTCAGGGCGCTCGGCCTGACCCGGTCCGGGGCCAGGGGATCGGTCGCCGCCGAGGCGGCACTGGGCGGGGCCGTGGGGGCGGTCGTCGGCGTGGTGCTGGGCGGGGTCTACGGGGCGCTGGGCCTACAGGCGATGGACATGGCGGGGGCGGTGCCGCCGTTCGGGCAGCTGCTCGTGCTGGGCGGCGGGGTCGTCCTGGTCGCGGTCCTGGCGTCGGCGACGTCGATGCGCCGGGTCGGGCGGGTCACCCCGGCCACCGGGCTGGCCGCCGGCTGA
- a CDS encoding nitroreductase family deazaflavin-dependent oxidoreductase has translation MTQNAELSPTDWVRKQTEKILQTGTTEGVTVMDRPIVLVTTTGAKSGKQRYVPVMRVEHGGSYAMIASKGGTPEHPAWYHNVLAHPTVQVQDGATTGSYTAREVTGQERQEWWDRSVEAYPPYAEYQEKTSRVIPVFVLEPEA, from the coding sequence ATGACGCAGAACGCCGAACTGAGCCCGACCGACTGGGTGCGCAAGCAGACCGAGAAGATCCTGCAGACCGGGACGACCGAGGGCGTCACGGTCATGGACCGCCCGATCGTCCTGGTGACGACGACCGGCGCGAAGTCGGGGAAGCAGCGCTACGTGCCGGTCATGCGCGTCGAGCACGGCGGCTCCTACGCGATGATCGCCTCCAAGGGCGGCACCCCGGAGCACCCGGCCTGGTACCACAACGTGCTGGCGCACCCCACGGTCCAGGTGCAGGACGGCGCCACCACCGGCTCCTACACCGCGCGTGAGGTCACCGGGCAGGAGCGCCAGGAGTGGTGGGACCGCTCGGTCGAGGCCTACCCGCCCTACGCGGAGTACCAGGAGAAGACCTCCCGGGTCATCCCGGTCTTCGTGCTCGAGCCGGAGGCCTGA
- the thiC gene encoding phosphomethylpyrimidine synthase ThiC, giving the protein MTTVHVRPQVTTGPIQGSAKAYVEGPDGISVPVRRIALSNGEHHDVYDTSGPYTDTDATIDVRAGLPALRSSWTGGRRDDDGGPGTQLSLARAGVITAEMRYIAVRERCDAELVRSEVARGRAVIPANVNHPEAEPMIIGKRFLTKVNANIGNSAVSSSIEEEVEKMVWATRWGADTVMDLSTGKDIHATRERILRNSPVPIGTVPIYQALEKVNGDPEKLTWEIYRDTVVEQCEQGVDYMTVHAGVLLRYVPLTAKRVTGIVSRGGSIMAAWCLAHHRESFLYTHFSELCEVLRRYDVTFSLGDGLRPGSIADANDEAQLAELATLGELTRIAKSHDVQVMIEGPGHVPMDKIVENVRLEEEWCDEAPFYTLGPLATDIAPGYDHITSAIGAARIAEAGTAMLCYVTPKEHLGLPNRDDVKVGVISYKIAAHAADLAKGHPHAQSRDDALSQARFEFRWRDQFALSLDPDTAQRYHDETLPAEPAKTAHFCSMCGPKFCSMKITQDVRDYAEAHGLTSVEAIEAGMDEKSGEFRDEGGRVYLPISAGD; this is encoded by the coding sequence ATGACGACTGTACACGTGCGTCCGCAGGTCACCACCGGTCCGATCCAGGGCTCGGCGAAGGCCTATGTGGAGGGTCCGGACGGGATCTCCGTCCCGGTCCGGCGGATCGCCCTGAGCAACGGTGAGCACCACGACGTCTACGACACCTCCGGCCCCTACACCGACACGGACGCGACGATCGACGTGCGGGCGGGCCTGCCCGCGCTGCGGTCGTCGTGGACCGGGGGCCGGCGGGACGACGACGGCGGGCCGGGCACCCAGCTCTCGCTGGCCAGGGCCGGGGTGATCACCGCGGAGATGCGCTACATCGCGGTCCGCGAGCGGTGCGACGCCGAGCTGGTGCGCTCCGAGGTGGCCCGGGGCCGGGCGGTGATCCCGGCGAACGTGAACCACCCCGAGGCCGAGCCGATGATCATCGGCAAGCGGTTCCTCACCAAGGTCAACGCCAACATCGGCAACTCCGCGGTCTCCTCCTCGATCGAGGAGGAGGTGGAGAAGATGGTCTGGGCGACGCGGTGGGGTGCCGACACCGTGATGGACCTGTCCACCGGGAAGGACATCCACGCCACCCGGGAGCGGATCCTGCGCAACTCCCCGGTCCCGATCGGCACCGTGCCGATCTACCAGGCGCTGGAGAAGGTCAACGGCGACCCGGAGAAGCTGACCTGGGAGATCTACCGGGACACCGTGGTCGAGCAGTGCGAGCAGGGCGTCGACTACATGACGGTGCACGCCGGGGTGCTGCTGCGCTACGTGCCGCTCACCGCCAAGCGGGTCACCGGGATCGTCTCCCGCGGCGGGTCGATCATGGCGGCCTGGTGCCTGGCACACCACCGGGAGTCGTTCCTCTACACGCACTTCTCCGAGCTGTGCGAGGTGCTGCGGCGCTACGACGTCACGTTCTCCCTCGGTGACGGGCTGCGTCCCGGCTCGATCGCCGACGCCAACGACGAGGCCCAGCTCGCCGAGCTCGCGACGCTGGGCGAGCTGACCCGGATCGCGAAGTCGCACGACGTCCAGGTGATGATCGAGGGTCCCGGCCACGTCCCGATGGACAAGATCGTCGAGAACGTCCGGCTGGAGGAGGAGTGGTGCGACGAGGCGCCGTTCTACACCCTCGGCCCGCTCGCGACCGACATCGCGCCCGGCTACGACCACATCACCTCGGCGATCGGCGCCGCCCGGATCGCCGAGGCGGGCACCGCGATGCTCTGCTACGTCACCCCCAAGGAGCACCTGGGCCTGCCGAACCGGGACGACGTCAAGGTCGGCGTGATCAGCTACAAGATCGCCGCGCACGCCGCCGACCTGGCCAAGGGCCATCCGCACGCGCAGTCCCGGGACGACGCCCTGAGCCAGGCCAGGTTCGAGTTCCGCTGGCGCGACCAGTTCGCGCTGTCCCTGGACCCGGACACCGCGCAGCGCTACCACGACGAGACGCTGCCCGCGGAGCCCGCGAAGACCGCACACTTCTGCTCGATGTGCGGCCCGAAGTTCTGCTCGATGAAGATCACCCAGGACGTGCGGGACTACGCCGAGGCGCACGGCCTGACCAGCGTCGAGGCGATCGAGGCGGGGATGGACGAGAAGTCGGGCGAGTTCCGCGACGAGGGCGGCCGGGTCTACCTGCCGATCTCGGCGGGGGACTGA